One Desulfovibrionales bacterium genomic region harbors:
- the tadA gene encoding tRNA adenosine(34) deaminase TadA, with translation MRKALEAAGQAQTTGEVPVGAVLVGEDDQILGVGYNQVIALSDPTAHAEILALRQAATHVNYRLPGTTLYVTIEPCLMCAGAILQARVKKLVFGAYDPKGGVFGSLYNLAQDHRLNHRIEVISGILAGEAQSIMQAFFRHKRSGERYRSGRNGVDSKST, from the coding sequence ATGCGTAAGGCCCTCGAGGCCGCCGGCCAGGCCCAAACTACAGGGGAGGTTCCGGTGGGGGCGGTTCTTGTGGGAGAAGATGACCAGATTTTAGGGGTGGGCTACAACCAGGTCATCGCACTGAGTGATCCCACGGCCCATGCGGAGATACTGGCTCTCCGCCAGGCGGCGACCCATGTTAACTACAGATTACCGGGAACAACTCTTTACGTCACTATCGAGCCTTGTTTGATGTGTGCCGGCGCTATCTTGCAGGCCCGGGTCAAGAAATTGGTCTTTGGTGCGTATGATCCTAAGGGAGGGGTGTTCGGTTCGCTGTATAATCTGGCTCAAGACCACAGGCTAAACCATCGCATCGAGGTCATTTCAGGTATTCTGGCTGGTGAAGCCCAGTCCATAATGCAGGCCTTTTTCCGGCATAAGCGATCGGGGGAGAGGTACCGAAGTGGCCGTAACGGGGTCGACTCGAAATCGACTTAG